One Azoarcus sp. DN11 DNA segment encodes these proteins:
- a CDS encoding circularly permuted type 2 ATP-grasp protein has product MTTLSFDEMHDADAKTRAHYAPFEAWARGLSPDVMARKRAEADLAFRRLGITFAVYGEEAGTERLIPFDTIPRIIPNAEWKTLRAGLKQRVKALNMFLDDIYNDQDILRAGRIPAEEVLDNAQFRPEMKGFKVPNGIYAHIAGVDVVRAGAGEFYVLEDNLRVPSGVSYMVENRKMMMRLFPELFAQQKIAPVEHYPDLLLETLRAVAPAGVEDPTVVVMTPGAFNSAYFEHSFLAQQMGVELVEGRDLFIEHDAVYMRTTRGPRRVDVIYRRIDDDFLDPRAFRPDSMLGVPGLLKAYRAGRVTLCNAIGTGVADDKSIYPYVGEMVRFYLGEEPILNNVPTYRCREKDKLRHVLAHLSELVVKEVHGAGGYGMLVGPAATKAEIEHFRAVLSAHPEKYVAQPTLALSTCPTYVESGIAPRHIDLRPFVLSGKEVSLVPGGLTRVALREGSLVVNSSQGGGTKDTWVLENGNA; this is encoded by the coding sequence ATGACGACGCTGTCTTTCGACGAAATGCACGACGCGGATGCGAAGACGCGCGCGCACTACGCGCCGTTCGAGGCGTGGGCGCGCGGGCTGTCGCCGGACGTGATGGCGCGCAAGCGGGCCGAGGCCGATCTTGCGTTCCGCCGCCTGGGCATCACTTTCGCGGTGTATGGCGAGGAGGCAGGCACCGAGCGGCTGATCCCCTTCGACACCATCCCGCGCATCATCCCCAATGCGGAATGGAAGACGCTGCGCGCCGGCCTCAAGCAGCGCGTGAAGGCGCTGAACATGTTCCTGGACGACATCTATAACGACCAGGACATCCTGCGCGCGGGCCGCATTCCTGCCGAGGAGGTGCTCGACAACGCGCAGTTCCGCCCGGAGATGAAGGGCTTCAAGGTACCGAACGGTATCTACGCGCATATCGCGGGCGTGGATGTCGTGCGCGCGGGGGCGGGGGAGTTCTACGTGCTGGAGGACAACCTGCGCGTGCCGTCGGGCGTGTCCTACATGGTCGAGAACCGCAAGATGATGATGCGGCTCTTCCCGGAGCTGTTCGCGCAGCAGAAGATTGCGCCGGTCGAGCATTACCCGGACCTGCTGCTGGAGACGCTGCGTGCGGTGGCGCCGGCCGGTGTGGAGGATCCGACGGTGGTGGTGATGACGCCGGGGGCGTTCAACTCCGCCTACTTCGAGCATTCCTTCCTCGCGCAGCAGATGGGGGTGGAACTGGTGGAGGGGCGCGACCTCTTCATCGAACACGACGCCGTGTACATGCGCACGACGCGCGGGCCGAGGCGCGTGGACGTGATCTATCGCCGCATCGACGACGATTTCCTCGATCCGCGCGCCTTCCGGCCCGATTCGATGCTGGGCGTGCCCGGCCTGCTGAAGGCTTACCGCGCGGGGCGGGTGACGCTGTGCAATGCGATCGGCACCGGCGTCGCCGACGACAAGTCCATCTACCCCTATGTCGGCGAGATGGTGCGCTTCTACCTTGGCGAAGAGCCTATCCTCAACAACGTGCCGACCTACCGCTGCCGCGAGAAGGACAAGCTGCGCCATGTGCTGGCGCATCTGTCCGAGCTGGTGGTGAAGGAGGTGCACGGCGCGGGCGGCTACGGGATGCTGGTGGGACCGGCCGCGACGAAAGCCGAGATCGAGCACTTCCGCGCGGTGTTGAGCGCGCATCCGGAGAAGTACGTCGCGCAGCCGACGCTGGCCTTGTCGACCTGCCCGACTTACGTCGAGAGCGGGATCGCGCCGCGTCACATCGACCTGCGGCCTTTCGTGCTCTCGGGCAAGGAGGTGTCGCTGGTGCCCGGCGGGCTCACGCGGGTCGCGCTGCGGGAGGGCTCGCTGGTGGTGAATTCCTCGCAGGGGGGCGGGACCAAGGACACGTGGGTGCTGGAGAACGGCAATGCCTGA
- a CDS encoding alpha-E domain-containing protein, with amino-acid sequence MLSRTADHLYWMARYSERAENLARLLDVTYQMSLVPHDAETERSNWNAIIALNSLEFAYAKRHDEITATNVLHFMVRDETQPSSIYNCLRAARENARAVRGTLTAEMWETINETWVLLRDQSFDEIHVGGIAAFFDWVKQRASLMRGAMFGTMLRDEAFQFIHLGALLERADNTARILDVKYHSLAGVHHGEADDLGEASDFYHWGALLRSVSAFEVYRKVYRDVITPERVAELLILREDLPRALHSCTEGIVRILGKVRNSRSDETVRRAGQLYAVLRYARMDDIFARGLHAWLDDFIDAIGDLSARISDDFLVGGEPGEPTTP; translated from the coding sequence ATGCTGAGCCGCACGGCCGATCACCTCTACTGGATGGCCCGTTATTCCGAACGCGCCGAGAATCTCGCGCGTCTGCTCGACGTGACCTACCAGATGTCGCTCGTCCCGCATGACGCCGAAACCGAGCGCAGCAACTGGAACGCGATCATCGCGCTGAACAGCCTCGAATTCGCGTACGCGAAACGGCACGACGAGATCACGGCGACGAACGTGCTGCACTTCATGGTGCGCGACGAGACGCAGCCGTCGTCGATCTACAACTGCCTGCGCGCGGCGCGCGAAAACGCCCGCGCGGTGCGCGGCACGCTGACGGCGGAGATGTGGGAGACGATCAACGAAACCTGGGTGCTGTTGCGCGACCAGAGCTTCGACGAGATCCATGTCGGGGGAATCGCGGCCTTCTTCGACTGGGTGAAGCAGCGCGCCTCGCTGATGCGGGGGGCGATGTTCGGCACGATGCTGCGCGACGAGGCCTTCCAGTTCATCCACCTGGGGGCCTTGCTCGAGCGCGCCGACAACACCGCGCGCATCCTCGACGTGAAGTACCACAGCCTCGCCGGCGTGCATCACGGCGAGGCGGACGATCTCGGCGAAGCCAGCGATTTCTACCACTGGGGCGCGTTGCTGCGCTCGGTGTCGGCGTTCGAGGTGTATCGCAAGGTCTATCGCGACGTGATCACGCCCGAGCGCGTCGCGGAACTGCTGATCCTGCGCGAGGACCTGCCACGGGCGCTGCATTCGTGCACGGAGGGGATCGTCCGGATCCTCGGCAAGGTGCGCAACAGCCGCTCCGACGAGACCGTTCGCCGCGCCGGCCAGCTCTACGCGGTGCTGCGCTACGCCCGCATGGACGACATCTTCGCGCGCGGGCTGCACGCGTGGCTGGACGATTTCATCGACGCGATCGGTGACCTGAGCGCGCGCATCAGCGACGATTTCCTCGTCGGCGGTGAGCCGGGCGAGCCCACCACCCCTTGA
- a CDS encoding proteasome-type protease — protein MTYCVAMCLEKGLVFLSDSRTNAGVDHINTFRKMHVWQRPGERVVVMLTSGNLSVSQSIVNIVSERLALTDSANLFNAPNMFEVARHVGDVVREVHRRDADALRDFGVEFNASLIVGGQIYGETPRLFNIYAAGNFIEATEDTPYIQIGESKYGKPIIDRVLRYGSALSDAAKCALVSMDSTIRSNLSVGLPLDLCVVERDALSVKSHLSIDQDHAYYMQIRGQWGERLRDAFAELPNPDWL, from the coding sequence ATGACCTACTGCGTCGCGATGTGCCTCGAAAAGGGGCTGGTCTTTCTGTCCGACTCGCGCACCAACGCGGGGGTCGATCACATCAACACCTTCCGCAAGATGCACGTCTGGCAGCGGCCGGGCGAGCGCGTCGTCGTGATGCTCACGTCGGGCAACCTGTCGGTGAGCCAGTCGATCGTGAACATCGTCAGCGAGCGCCTGGCGCTCACCGATTCGGCCAACCTCTTCAACGCGCCGAACATGTTCGAGGTCGCACGCCACGTCGGCGACGTCGTGCGCGAGGTGCACCGGCGCGATGCGGACGCGTTGCGCGACTTCGGCGTCGAGTTCAACGCCTCGCTGATCGTCGGTGGGCAGATCTACGGCGAGACGCCGCGCCTCTTCAACATCTATGCCGCGGGCAACTTCATCGAGGCCACCGAGGACACCCCCTACATCCAGATCGGCGAATCGAAGTACGGCAAGCCAATCATCGACCGCGTGCTGCGCTACGGCTCCGCGCTTTCCGACGCGGCCAAGTGCGCGCTGGTGTCGATGGATTCGACGATCCGCTCGAACCTGTCGGTGGGCCTGCCGCTCGACCTGTGCGTGGTCGAGCGCGACGCGCTCTCCGTGAAGTCCCACCTGTCGATCGACCAGGATCACGCGTACTACATGCAGATTCGCGGGCAGTGGGGCGAGCGGCTGCGCGACGCGTTCGCCGAACTGCCCAACCCCGACTGGCTGTGA
- a CDS encoding transglutaminase family protein yields the protein MSIHVALSHVTHYRYDRPVRLGPQVVRLRPCPHSRTRILSYALKVLPGKHFINWQQDPQGNYLARLVFPEPTREFRVEVDLVAEMAVLNPFDFFLEPEADHFPFAYGEAQRVELAPYLHRMSIGKGLGERFAAYLEAIPRGRRRTIDFLVDLNAKLRQDIGYVIRLEPGVQTPEETLALGSGSCRDTAWLLAQLLRHLGLAARFVSGYLIQLAADVKSLDGPSGPEADFTDLHAWCEVYLPGAGWIGLDPTSGLLAGEGHIPLACSPEPSSAAPISGLVDDCECDFAHAMKVERIREAPRVTKPYTDAQWARIEALGHEIDAQLAAHDVRLTMGGEPTFVSIDDPDGDEWNTTALGPTKRLFAAALYHRLRQKYGARGLMHFGQGKWYPGEQLPRWSLNAFWRRDGEPMWRDAALYADERNPAGADAAAANRFLAGVAGRLALDPKHVFDAFEDVFYYLWREHRLPANVDPFDARLDDPMERERLMRVFAHGLPNAVGAVLPIARDPAGQWVSGPWFLRSERCYLTPGDSPMGYRLPLDSQPWVSRRDYPYLHQPDPSQAFPPLATHAQLRHQLREQSARARAEEARAREAAAAAAAAARIPGKHESAAWITRTAMCAQPREGTLYIFMPPTEALDDYLAIVTAVEDTAAALGQPVILEGYEPPSDPRLAHFSITPDPGVIEVNIHPAANWDELVDHTTFLYEAARESRLSTEKFMLDGRHSGTGGGNHFVLGGATTADSPFLRRPDLLRSLIGYWHNHPSLSYLFSGLFIGPTSQAPRIDEARNDSVHEIEVAFRELERQIGLSEQHSGQCPPWLVDRLLRNLLIDVSGNTHRAEFCIDKLYSPDGPAGRHGLLELRAFEMPPHARMSLTQQLLLRGLVARFWQQPYAPERLVRWGTELHDRYMLPHFVEQDFADVIAELNAFGLPIREEWFAPHFEFRFPKVGDFAVRGIEVELRHALEPWHVMGEEGAAGATVRYVDSSLERLQVKVSGMAPDRYVLAVNGAALPLQATGTVGEAVAGVRYRAWQPASCLHPTIGVDAPLVFDLVDTWMQRSLGGAQYHVAHPGGRHYETFPVNAFEAESRRLARFFRMGHTPGGRPSRIDTAQRNAEFPFTLDLRGSSKARP from the coding sequence GTGTCGATCCATGTCGCCCTGAGCCACGTCACCCATTACCGGTACGACCGGCCGGTCCGGCTCGGGCCGCAAGTCGTGCGCCTTCGACCGTGCCCGCACAGCCGCACGCGCATCCTGTCGTACGCGCTGAAGGTGCTGCCGGGCAAACACTTCATCAACTGGCAGCAGGATCCGCAGGGCAACTACCTTGCGCGCCTCGTCTTCCCGGAGCCGACGCGGGAATTTCGCGTCGAGGTGGACCTCGTCGCCGAGATGGCGGTGCTGAATCCGTTCGATTTCTTCCTCGAACCGGAGGCCGATCATTTCCCGTTCGCGTACGGCGAGGCGCAGCGCGTCGAGCTCGCCCCCTACCTGCACCGCATGAGCATCGGCAAGGGGCTGGGGGAACGCTTCGCCGCTTATCTGGAGGCGATCCCGCGCGGCAGGCGCCGCACCATCGACTTTCTCGTCGACCTGAACGCGAAGCTGCGGCAGGACATCGGCTACGTGATCCGCCTCGAACCCGGCGTGCAGACGCCCGAGGAGACGTTGGCGCTCGGCAGCGGCTCCTGCCGCGACACCGCCTGGCTACTGGCGCAGCTGCTGCGCCACCTGGGGCTGGCGGCGCGCTTCGTGTCCGGCTACCTGATCCAGCTTGCCGCCGACGTGAAGTCGCTCGACGGCCCGAGCGGCCCCGAGGCGGACTTCACCGACCTCCACGCCTGGTGCGAGGTCTATCTGCCGGGCGCGGGCTGGATCGGCCTCGATCCGACCTCGGGCCTCCTGGCCGGCGAAGGCCACATCCCGCTCGCGTGCAGCCCCGAGCCCTCGTCGGCGGCGCCGATCAGCGGCCTCGTCGACGACTGCGAGTGCGATTTCGCGCACGCGATGAAGGTCGAGCGCATCCGGGAGGCGCCGCGCGTCACCAAGCCCTACACGGACGCGCAGTGGGCACGCATCGAGGCGCTCGGCCACGAGATCGACGCGCAGCTCGCGGCCCACGACGTGCGCCTGACGATGGGGGGCGAGCCGACCTTCGTGTCGATCGACGATCCCGATGGCGACGAATGGAACACCACGGCGCTGGGGCCCACCAAGCGCCTGTTCGCCGCGGCGCTGTATCACCGCCTGCGCCAGAAATACGGCGCCCGGGGCCTGATGCACTTCGGCCAAGGGAAGTGGTATCCCGGCGAGCAGCTGCCGCGCTGGTCGCTGAACGCCTTCTGGCGCCGCGACGGCGAGCCGATGTGGCGCGATGCCGCGCTCTACGCCGACGAGCGCAATCCGGCCGGGGCCGACGCCGCGGCTGCGAACCGCTTCCTCGCGGGCGTCGCCGGGCGGCTCGCGCTCGATCCGAAGCACGTGTTCGACGCCTTCGAGGATGTCTTCTACTACCTGTGGCGCGAACACCGCCTCCCGGCCAACGTCGATCCCTTCGACGCGCGGCTCGACGATCCGATGGAGCGCGAGCGCCTGATGCGCGTGTTCGCGCACGGCCTGCCGAACGCCGTCGGCGCCGTGCTGCCGATCGCGCGTGACCCCGCCGGGCAATGGGTCTCCGGGCCGTGGTTCCTGCGCTCCGAGCGCTGCTACCTGACCCCGGGCGATTCGCCGATGGGCTACCGCCTGCCGCTCGATTCGCAGCCCTGGGTCAGCCGGCGGGATTATCCCTACCTGCACCAGCCCGACCCATCGCAGGCTTTCCCGCCGCTCGCGACGCATGCGCAACTGCGCCACCAGCTGCGCGAGCAGTCGGCGCGCGCCCGTGCCGAAGAGGCCAGAGCCCGCGAGGCGGCCGCTGCCGCTGCCGCTGCCGCGCGCATTCCCGGCAAGCACGAATCCGCCGCGTGGATCACGCGCACCGCGATGTGCGCGCAGCCGCGCGAAGGCACGCTGTACATCTTCATGCCGCCCACCGAGGCACTCGACGACTACCTCGCGATCGTCACCGCGGTCGAGGATACCGCCGCGGCGCTCGGCCAGCCGGTCATCCTCGAAGGCTACGAGCCACCGTCCGATCCGCGCCTGGCGCACTTCAGCATCACCCCCGACCCTGGCGTGATCGAGGTCAACATCCACCCGGCCGCCAACTGGGACGAACTCGTCGACCACACCACCTTCCTCTACGAGGCCGCGCGCGAATCCCGCCTGTCGACCGAGAAGTTCATGCTCGACGGCCGCCACAGCGGCACCGGCGGCGGCAACCACTTCGTGCTCGGTGGCGCGACCACCGCCGACTCGCCCTTCCTGCGCCGCCCCGACCTGCTCCGGAGCCTGATCGGCTACTGGCACAACCACCCCTCGCTGTCCTATCTCTTCTCCGGCCTCTTCATCGGTCCGACCTCGCAGGCGCCGCGCATCGACGAGGCGCGCAACGACTCGGTCCACGAGATCGAGGTCGCGTTCCGCGAGCTGGAGCGGCAGATCGGCCTCAGCGAACAACACTCGGGGCAATGCCCGCCCTGGCTCGTCGACCGCCTGCTGCGCAACCTGCTCATCGACGTCAGCGGCAACACCCATCGCGCCGAGTTCTGCATCGACAAGCTGTATTCGCCCGACGGCCCGGCCGGCCGCCACGGCCTGCTCGAACTGCGCGCCTTCGAGATGCCGCCGCACGCGCGCATGTCGCTCACGCAGCAGCTCCTGCTGCGCGGGCTGGTCGCGCGCTTCTGGCAGCAACCCTACGCCCCCGAGCGTCTCGTGCGCTGGGGCACGGAACTGCACGACCGCTACATGCTGCCGCATTTCGTCGAACAGGATTTCGCCGACGTCATCGCCGAGCTGAACGCCTTCGGCCTGCCGATCCGCGAGGAATGGTTCGCGCCGCATTTCGAGTTCCGCTTCCCCAAGGTCGGCGACTTCGCCGTGCGTGGCATCGAGGTCGAACTGCGCCACGCGCTCGAGCCCTGGCACGTGATGGGCGAGGAGGGCGCCGCGGGCGCCACCGTGCGCTATGTGGACTCCTCGCTTGAGCGCCTGCAGGTCAAGGTGAGCGGCATGGCGCCCGACCGCTACGTGCTGGCGGTCAACGGTGCAGCGCTGCCGCTGCAGGCCACCGGCACGGTCGGCGAGGCGGTCGCCGGGGTGCGTTACCGAGCGTGGCAACCGGCGTCCTGCCTGCATCCGACCATCGGTGTCGACGCGCCGCTGGTGTTCGACCTCGTCGACACCTGGATGCAGCGCTCGCTCGGCGGCGCCCAGTACCACGTCGCCCACCCCGGTGGGCGCCATTACGAGACTTTCCCGGTGAACGCGTTCGAGGCCGAATCGCGCCGCCTCGCGCGCTTCTTCCGCATGGGCCACACGCCCGGCGGTCGTCCTTCACGGATCGACACCGCGCAGCGCAACGCCGAATTCCCCTTCACGCTAGACTTGAGAGGATCAAGCAAAGCCAGGCCCTGA
- a CDS encoding circularly permuted type 2 ATP-grasp protein yields the protein MPHKLLSLYVRPTGRYDEMLAGAEQLRPHWRPLFEALDASTPDQMRARQAFVTERIRENGTTYNVYADPHGADRPWALDPLPFILPADEWTHIEAAVAQRADLLDRVLADLYGPQHLIRSGALPAALVYGHNGFLWPCQGTQPPSGHFLHVYAADLARSPDGRWWVIADRTQGPSGAGYALENRLIVSRLFPELFRDLRVHHLADFFRHMQDSLARWAPVERGETPFTVLLTPGPYNETYFEQSYLARYLGFPLVEGQDLTVRGDAVYLKTLGGLRRVHVILRRLDDDYTDPLELRGESSLGVPGLVEAARAGRVLVANALGSGVLESAGLLAFLPKLAERLLGEPLAMPAVASWWCGEAPALDYVVEHLAELVIKPAYPSQRMQAVFGRELDARGRAHWTERLRHRPHAYIGQELVQLSQAPVMPDAGSPTLDRRLLARAIGVRVYAVVTPDGWRVMPGGLTRVSGSGDVDILSMQRGGSSKDTWVLSDVPVSQFSLLKGELGAGDIVRAGPEIASRSAENLFWLGRYGERVENSARLLRFACDRLNEEGESASAAARLGAAALGAAAGDFFGEPGVLATAVGYCERFGLLPPEEDRSVARRLVEGALDENASGSLAATLRRAVWAATQVRDRLSIDHWHSLNRLHDILRRQRLDGGAPSDIATLLSTLDRVLLACVSLSGFAMDEMMRDSGWRFLILGRRIERLQCRSRIVAHFLEACGGQPAGVDALLELADCAEAYRQRYLRTPDVLPTLDLVVFDTDNPHAVAFQTDMLLRYLESLQRDLAASGAAEGEADYGIPVFRDAVGTLNAFSLHELELTLPDGTVAAQRCANCAGCSELARILHIVHDASATLSNRIAERFFTHVRPAARILSA from the coding sequence ATGCCGCACAAGCTGCTCTCCCTCTACGTCCGCCCGACCGGCCGCTACGATGAAATGCTGGCGGGCGCCGAGCAATTGCGGCCGCACTGGCGACCGCTGTTCGAGGCCCTCGACGCCTCGACGCCCGACCAGATGCGCGCGCGCCAGGCCTTCGTCACCGAGCGCATCCGCGAGAACGGCACCACCTACAACGTCTATGCCGATCCCCACGGGGCCGACCGGCCGTGGGCGCTCGATCCGCTGCCCTTCATCCTGCCGGCCGACGAGTGGACGCATATCGAGGCCGCCGTCGCGCAGCGCGCCGATCTCCTCGACCGGGTGCTCGCCGACCTCTACGGACCGCAGCACCTGATCCGCAGCGGCGCGCTGCCCGCCGCGCTGGTGTACGGCCACAACGGCTTCCTGTGGCCCTGCCAGGGCACGCAGCCGCCGTCCGGCCATTTCCTGCACGTCTATGCCGCCGACCTCGCACGCTCGCCGGACGGCCGCTGGTGGGTGATCGCCGACCGCACGCAAGGGCCCTCGGGCGCCGGCTACGCGCTCGAAAACCGGCTGATCGTGTCGCGGCTGTTTCCGGAGCTCTTCCGCGACCTGCGCGTGCATCACCTCGCGGACTTCTTCCGCCACATGCAGGACAGCCTCGCGCGCTGGGCCCCCGTCGAGCGCGGCGAGACGCCGTTCACCGTGCTGCTCACGCCCGGCCCCTACAACGAGACCTACTTCGAACAGTCCTACCTCGCCCGCTACCTCGGCTTCCCGCTGGTCGAAGGCCAGGACCTCACGGTGCGCGGCGACGCCGTGTATCTGAAGACGCTGGGCGGCCTCCGGCGCGTCCATGTGATCCTGCGCCGGCTCGACGACGACTACACCGATCCGCTCGAACTGCGCGGCGAATCCTCCCTCGGCGTGCCGGGCCTCGTCGAGGCGGCGCGGGCCGGCCGCGTGCTGGTTGCCAATGCGCTGGGCAGCGGCGTGCTGGAATCCGCGGGCCTGCTCGCCTTCCTGCCCAAGCTCGCCGAACGCCTCCTCGGCGAACCGCTCGCGATGCCGGCTGTCGCCAGCTGGTGGTGCGGCGAAGCGCCGGCGCTCGACTACGTCGTCGAACATCTCGCCGAACTTGTCATCAAGCCCGCCTATCCCTCGCAACGCATGCAGGCCGTGTTCGGGCGGGAGCTGGACGCCCGCGGACGTGCGCACTGGACCGAACGCCTGCGCCATCGCCCGCACGCCTACATCGGCCAGGAACTGGTGCAGCTGTCGCAGGCGCCGGTGATGCCCGACGCCGGCAGCCCGACGCTCGACCGCCGTCTCCTCGCGCGTGCGATCGGGGTGCGCGTCTATGCAGTCGTCACGCCCGACGGCTGGCGCGTGATGCCCGGCGGACTCACGCGCGTCTCGGGCAGCGGCGACGTGGACATCCTGTCGATGCAGCGCGGCGGCTCGTCGAAGGACACCTGGGTCCTGTCCGATGTGCCGGTCAGCCAGTTCAGCCTGCTCAAGGGCGAACTCGGCGCCGGCGACATCGTGCGCGCCGGCCCCGAGATCGCCAGCCGCAGCGCCGAGAACCTGTTCTGGCTCGGCCGCTACGGCGAGCGCGTCGAAAACAGCGCCCGCCTGCTGCGCTTCGCGTGCGACCGGCTGAACGAGGAAGGCGAATCGGCGTCCGCGGCGGCTCGTCTCGGCGCTGCGGCACTCGGTGCCGCAGCGGGCGACTTCTTCGGCGAACCCGGCGTCCTCGCCACTGCCGTCGGCTACTGCGAGCGCTTCGGCCTGCTGCCGCCCGAGGAAGACCGGTCCGTGGCACGTCGCCTCGTCGAAGGGGCGCTTGACGAGAACGCCTCCGGCAGCCTCGCCGCCACCCTGCGCCGTGCCGTCTGGGCCGCCACCCAGGTGCGCGATCGTCTGTCCATCGACCACTGGCACTCCCTCAACCGCCTGCATGACATTCTGCGCCGGCAGCGCCTCGACGGCGGCGCGCCGTCCGACATCGCGACGCTGCTGTCGACCCTGGACCGCGTGCTGCTCGCGTGCGTCTCGCTTTCGGGCTTCGCGATGGACGAGATGATGCGCGACAGCGGCTGGCGCTTCCTGATCCTCGGCCGCCGCATCGAGCGCCTGCAGTGCCGCAGCCGCATCGTCGCGCATTTCCTCGAAGCCTGCGGCGGCCAACCGGCCGGCGTCGATGCGCTGCTGGAGCTGGCCGACTGCGCCGAAGCCTACCGCCAGCGCTATCTCCGCACTCCCGACGTCCTGCCGACGCTCGACCTCGTCGTATTCGACACCGACAACCCGCACGCCGTCGCCTTCCAGACCGACATGCTGCTGCGCTACCTCGAATCGCTGCAGCGCGACCTCGCCGCATCCGGGGCGGCAGAGGGGGAGGCCGACTATGGCATCCCCGTGTTCCGCGATGCCGTCGGTACACTGAACGCGTTTTCCCTGCACGAGCTGGAACTCACGCTGCCGGACGGGACGGTGGCGGCGCAGCGCTGCGCCAACTGTGCCGGGTGCAGCGAACTCGCACGAATCCTGCACATCGTTCACGACGCCTCGGCAACCCTGTCCAACCGCATCGCCGAACGTTTTTTCACCCACGTCCGCCCCGCTGCGCGCATCCTTTCCGCCTGA
- a CDS encoding transglutaminase family protein, whose amino-acid sequence MRYHVLHTTEYHYSQPVQTARHLLHLVPRPVPWQMLERQALRIDPEPTTRAHGIDVFGNPADRIEFAASHDHLHVESEQTLTLAPRPWLATPIDGPAWEKVRDALDYRATPLGESIAAAQHMRFESPGVRVKRELEDYAAPSFVAGRPVIDAARDLVRRIHTEFRYDPEATRVGTSVLEVLEMKRGVCQDFAHLMIGCLRSLGLAARYVSGYLRTDPPPGQPRLTGSDASHAWVALFVPELGWIELDPTNDCLADENHLVLAWGRDFGDVSPIRGVIQGGGEHTLKVGVTVTPTDVVGTPFPVDGSA is encoded by the coding sequence ATGCGCTACCACGTCCTGCACACCACCGAGTATCACTATTCGCAGCCGGTGCAGACCGCGCGGCATCTCCTGCACCTCGTCCCGCGGCCCGTGCCCTGGCAGATGCTCGAACGACAGGCGCTGCGCATCGACCCCGAACCGACGACGCGCGCGCACGGCATCGACGTGTTCGGCAACCCGGCTGACCGCATCGAATTCGCCGCCTCGCACGACCACCTGCACGTCGAAAGCGAGCAGACGCTCACGCTCGCCCCGCGACCGTGGCTCGCCACGCCGATCGACGGTCCTGCCTGGGAGAAGGTGCGCGACGCCCTCGACTATCGTGCAACCCCACTCGGGGAGTCGATCGCCGCTGCCCAGCACATGCGCTTCGAATCACCCGGCGTGCGCGTCAAACGCGAACTCGAAGACTACGCCGCCCCTTCGTTCGTCGCCGGCCGCCCGGTGATCGACGCCGCCCGCGACCTCGTGCGCCGCATCCACACCGAGTTCCGCTACGACCCCGAAGCCACCCGGGTCGGCACCTCCGTCCTCGAAGTGCTGGAAATGAAGCGCGGCGTCTGTCAGGACTTCGCCCACCTGATGATCGGCTGCCTGCGCTCGCTCGGCCTCGCCGCGCGCTACGTCTCCGGCTACCTGCGCACCGACCCCCCGCCCGGTCAGCCAAGGCTGACAGGCTCCGACGCCTCACACGCCTGGGTCGCCCTGTTCGTCCCCGAACTCGGCTGGATCGAACTCGACCCGACAAACGATTGCCTGGCCGACGAAAACCACCTGGTTCTGGCGTGGGGGCGTGATTTCGGCGACGTCTCGCCGATCCGCGGGGTCATCCAGGGAGGAGGAGAGCATACGCTGAAGGTGGGTGTGACGGTCACGCCAACGGACGTTGTTGGCACGCCGTTTCCGGTCGATGGCTCCGCTTGA